In a genomic window of Microbacterium amylolyticum:
- a CDS encoding helix-hairpin-helix domain-containing protein: MGEHEAGQAASARLRVGVGAAIVLLLVGMGVTVAIGAWRATATPAETIAETPLTFATPAPDPLGDDEVYVHVSGAVMEPGLYVLAEGDRVVDAIAAAGGLAEVAAHAGVNLARVLVDGELLHVPAEGEQLPPAEAVSGDAAGSRAAIDLNSADAGALETLPGVGPALAERIIAWRTAEGRFESVDDLLMVSGIGPKVLEGLRERARV, encoded by the coding sequence ATGGGCGAACACGAAGCGGGGCAGGCGGCGTCTGCGCGCCTGCGGGTAGGGGTCGGAGCGGCGATCGTGCTGCTCCTGGTCGGAATGGGCGTCACGGTGGCCATTGGGGCGTGGCGAGCCACCGCGACCCCGGCAGAAACGATCGCGGAGACACCGCTCACGTTCGCCACACCCGCGCCGGATCCTCTCGGTGACGACGAGGTCTACGTCCATGTTTCCGGGGCGGTGATGGAGCCGGGGCTATACGTTCTCGCAGAAGGCGACCGTGTGGTCGATGCGATCGCTGCTGCCGGAGGGCTGGCAGAGGTAGCGGCGCACGCGGGAGTGAACCTCGCGCGCGTTCTCGTCGATGGTGAGCTCCTGCATGTTCCCGCTGAGGGGGAACAGCTGCCGCCGGCCGAGGCCGTTTCTGGCGATGCGGCGGGCTCCCGAGCTGCTATCGACCTCAACTCTGCGGATGCCGGTGCCCTCGAAACACTTCCTGGAGTTGGGCCCGCGCTGGCGGAGCGGATCATCGCCTGGCGCACGGCGGAGGGCCGGTTCGAATCCGTCGACGACCTGCTGATGGTGTCAGGAATCGGGCCGAAAGTGCTTGAAGGGCTGCGCGAGCGGGCCCGTGTATGA
- a CDS encoding ComEC/Rec2 family competence protein, with amino-acid sequence MRARDLRMLPVVVSCAAIALISVLLPNISGFIAVACWTASLAAVGVALRARRSHGAALIAVACVAGAVAASHVALAEPGRVAAAEYLGDRVTDHVVRVDSKVEPGGGMLWFTGDIDTPGGVVPVRVTWRTDSAASDGLDLGAVVRVTGRVDATGRGDGAVVALRATHIEVAEPPPHLFAASTSLRRGFVNDVVAGLPDPAAGLLPGLSVGETSGVSEDMHEAMIISSLSHLTAVSGSNCALVVGIAFAICAAVGARRWVRVVVALGALVFFVVIVTPEESVLRAATMAAVAMLALLLGRAGAGVAVLSVAITVLICSDPWLAASYPFLLSSVATAALLLLAEPLASGLRRWMPRALALGIAVPLAAQLACQPIVLLFAPEVPLLSVPANMIAAPAAPIATVLGFLACITQPIPVFSYGVAAIAWLPSAWIAHTALTFSSLPMASVDGSVGWWGFSALVLIGALTTIAIIPLRRGRLSRLVRAVSSGALALIIGVMAGKVALESVVAPLTTPRDWAIALCDVGQGDAIVVRSAGRVALIDTGPEPEALSTCFAKLGVDHVDIAFLTHFDHDHVGAVEVIAGRVDTVVYGPTDDDADVPSLDVLGAGEVREGEAGMAGTLGDAVWRIVWPRNGGTGFDAGNATSLVIDIGGGEVPRTLLLGDLGEAPQRVLAGAGAVAGPYDVVKVAHHGSRDQLDALYETISAPISLIGVGENSYGHPHPDVLEMLARTGTLIGRSDEDGLVLVAIIDDGLSLWREHG; translated from the coding sequence ATGAGAGCGCGCGATCTGCGGATGCTCCCCGTTGTCGTTTCCTGCGCCGCAATTGCTTTGATCAGCGTCCTTCTCCCGAACATCTCCGGATTTATCGCCGTTGCCTGCTGGACGGCGTCGCTGGCAGCGGTCGGCGTCGCACTGAGGGCGCGCAGATCCCATGGCGCAGCTCTCATCGCAGTGGCCTGTGTGGCCGGAGCAGTGGCGGCCAGCCATGTGGCCCTTGCCGAACCCGGTCGCGTTGCGGCGGCCGAGTACCTGGGTGACCGTGTGACAGACCACGTGGTTCGCGTGGACAGCAAGGTCGAACCGGGCGGCGGGATGCTGTGGTTCACGGGGGACATTGACACACCCGGAGGCGTCGTCCCCGTGCGCGTCACGTGGCGAACGGACTCCGCCGCGTCCGACGGCCTCGACCTCGGCGCCGTTGTGCGGGTAACGGGCCGTGTCGATGCGACGGGCCGTGGTGACGGGGCGGTTGTCGCCCTTCGCGCAACACACATCGAGGTGGCGGAACCCCCTCCGCACCTCTTTGCCGCGTCGACATCGCTTCGCCGCGGATTCGTCAACGACGTGGTTGCGGGGCTTCCCGACCCGGCAGCGGGCCTTTTGCCGGGGTTGTCCGTGGGGGAGACGAGCGGCGTCAGCGAGGACATGCACGAGGCGATGATTATCTCCTCGCTTAGCCACCTGACGGCCGTATCCGGCAGTAACTGCGCGCTCGTGGTGGGCATTGCCTTTGCGATCTGCGCGGCTGTGGGAGCCAGACGATGGGTGCGCGTTGTCGTCGCCCTCGGGGCGCTCGTATTCTTCGTCGTCATCGTGACGCCGGAAGAGAGTGTGCTGCGGGCGGCGACAATGGCGGCCGTTGCGATGCTCGCCCTCCTCCTCGGGCGAGCGGGCGCGGGAGTTGCGGTGTTGTCTGTGGCCATCACCGTGTTGATCTGCTCCGATCCCTGGCTAGCCGCGTCCTACCCGTTTCTGCTGTCGTCTGTCGCTACGGCGGCGCTTCTCCTTCTCGCGGAACCCCTGGCGAGCGGGCTGCGCCGGTGGATGCCACGCGCCCTTGCTTTGGGGATCGCCGTTCCGCTCGCCGCGCAGCTGGCGTGTCAGCCCATCGTTCTGCTTTTCGCCCCGGAGGTTCCTCTTCTAAGCGTTCCGGCGAACATGATCGCTGCTCCCGCGGCGCCCATCGCGACGGTGCTGGGTTTCCTCGCGTGCATCACACAACCGATTCCTGTTTTCTCCTACGGCGTCGCCGCCATCGCCTGGTTGCCATCGGCCTGGATCGCTCACACTGCGCTGACCTTTTCGAGCCTTCCGATGGCGTCTGTCGACGGAAGCGTTGGATGGTGGGGGTTCTCGGCTCTTGTGTTGATCGGTGCGCTGACAACGATCGCGATCATTCCTCTTCGCCGCGGGCGTCTATCGCGTCTCGTTCGCGCCGTCTCGTCAGGCGCCCTGGCTCTCATCATTGGTGTGATGGCGGGCAAGGTCGCTCTCGAGTCCGTTGTTGCGCCGCTGACGACCCCACGTGACTGGGCGATTGCGCTCTGCGACGTCGGACAGGGCGATGCGATCGTCGTGCGCTCGGCCGGCAGAGTCGCTCTCATCGACACCGGACCTGAGCCCGAGGCTCTCAGCACGTGTTTTGCAAAACTCGGTGTCGATCACGTCGATATTGCCTTTCTCACCCATTTCGATCATGACCATGTCGGGGCAGTCGAGGTCATCGCCGGTCGTGTTGACACCGTTGTGTATGGGCCGACGGATGATGACGCCGATGTCCCGTCACTCGACGTTCTCGGTGCGGGCGAGGTGAGGGAAGGGGAAGCGGGGATGGCGGGAACCCTGGGCGATGCGGTGTGGCGCATCGTGTGGCCACGAAACGGCGGCACGGGTTTCGACGCGGGAAACGCCACCAGCCTCGTGATCGACATCGGCGGTGGCGAGGTGCCCCGCACGCTCCTGCTCGGCGATCTCGGTGAGGCGCCGCAACGCGTGCTCGCCGGAGCGGGCGCGGTGGCCGGCCCCTATGACGTTGTGAAGGTGGCGCACCACGGATCGCGCGACCAGCTTGACGCGCTCTACGAGACCATCTCAGCGCCCATTTCCCTCATCGGCGTGGGGGAGAACTCGTATGGACATCCGCACCCCGATGTTCTGGAGATGCTCGCCCGCACGGGGACGCTCATCGGCCGAAGCGACGAGGACGGCCTCGTGCTCGTCGCGATCATCGACGACGGGCTTTCGCTGTGGCGGGAGCACGGATGA